The following are from one region of the Microbispora sp. ZYX-F-249 genome:
- a CDS encoding DUF6114 domain-containing protein, which produces MSGSWRRSRPFWGGLLVLAAGLELLSIPFATQALPLVIQSGTIGATYLISLVLIILGLMIWLQPDKRAFLGVVAVLISIASFVYANLGGFLIGMLLGLVGGALAVAWTPAETPAETTAETPVADSAPILPAAPPGPSAGEITITERRVVSGDERLEATRPQRPAAEPPGESPRVLVARVRDGSVSGPEEESPDDDPHGGPDDGPDDGGVRPDGGGRGDGGPGPATRALAIAVLPAILAAGTVMTPKDPGPDGQGGSLLPGVVPSAVPGGLSDALGGVLPSAVPTALPTTLPTALPTSLQDAVGSLTGRRSPSPTPGRDGEDEPGDSPTQGGGAPGAVRVATETAAVRAPSLTMTGMKFTGVVEMPTATGTVKMLRFTMDKAVLERPTQTMGPTTLTGSTFTFEGNVVICTTKMTAKLLGLPQEFTAEHPNLLVKALRLVPSLNVPLTMTDIVSEQPYVTADTLRADDLRLVVGA; this is translated from the coding sequence CTACCTGATCTCGCTGGTGCTGATCATCCTCGGCCTGATGATCTGGCTCCAGCCCGACAAACGCGCCTTCCTCGGCGTGGTCGCCGTACTGATCTCGATCGCGTCGTTCGTCTACGCCAACCTCGGCGGCTTCCTGATCGGCATGCTGCTCGGCCTGGTCGGCGGGGCGCTCGCGGTCGCCTGGACGCCCGCGGAGACCCCCGCCGAGACCACCGCGGAGACCCCCGTGGCCGATTCGGCGCCCATCCTGCCCGCCGCGCCGCCGGGGCCGTCGGCGGGTGAGATCACCATCACCGAGCGCCGGGTGGTCAGCGGCGACGAGCGGCTGGAGGCCACCCGGCCCCAGCGGCCGGCGGCCGAGCCCCCGGGCGAGAGCCCGCGCGTCCTGGTGGCCCGCGTCCGCGACGGGTCCGTGTCCGGGCCGGAGGAGGAGAGCCCTGACGACGACCCTCACGGCGGCCCTGACGACGGTCCTGACGACGGGGGCGTGCGCCCGGACGGCGGCGGACGCGGGGACGGGGGCCCGGGCCCGGCGACGAGGGCGCTGGCCATCGCCGTGCTTCCCGCCATCCTGGCGGCCGGAACGGTCATGACGCCGAAGGACCCCGGTCCGGACGGGCAGGGCGGCTCCCTCCTGCCCGGCGTCGTCCCGAGCGCCGTTCCCGGCGGCCTGTCCGACGCCCTCGGCGGCGTCCTGCCCAGCGCGGTCCCCACGGCCCTGCCCACGACTCTGCCCACGGCCCTGCCCACGAGTCTGCAGGACGCCGTGGGCTCCCTCACCGGCAGGAGGAGCCCCTCGCCGACGCCCGGGCGGGACGGCGAGGACGAGCCGGGGGACTCTCCCACGCAGGGGGGCGGCGCGCCGGGGGCGGTGCGGGTCGCGACCGAGACGGCCGCCGTCCGCGCCCCCTCGCTGACCATGACCGGGATGAAGTTCACCGGCGTGGTCGAGATGCCCACCGCGACCGGCACCGTCAAGATGCTCCGCTTCACCATGGACAAGGCCGTGCTGGAGCGGCCCACCCAGACGATGGGCCCGACGACGCTGACCGGCAGCACGTTCACCTTCGAGGGCAACGTGGTGATCTGCACGACGAAGATGACCGCCAAACTCCTCGGCCTGCCCCAGGAGTTCACGGCGGAGCACCCGAACCTCCTGGTCAAAGCGCTCAGGCTGGTGCCGTCCCTGAACGTCCCGCTGACGATGACCGACATCGTGAGCGAGCAGCCGTACGTCACGGCCGACACGCTGCGCGCCGACGACCTGCGCCTCGTGGTCGGCGCCTGA
- a CDS encoding MerR family transcriptional regulator, which yields MRITEAARRLGMSPRMLRYREALGLLPPVRDRGAHRRFGPDELEAVRQAMELERRFDVSPAELAFALRALSEPAVAQAVRDLGVRIGRIQAPRRALDFEKEKALRLLRQR from the coding sequence ATGCGCATCACCGAGGCGGCCAGGCGGCTCGGCATGTCCCCCCGGATGCTGCGCTACCGGGAGGCCCTCGGCCTGCTGCCGCCCGTACGGGACAGGGGCGCCCATCGGCGCTTCGGGCCCGACGAACTGGAGGCGGTGCGCCAGGCGATGGAGCTGGAGCGCCGGTTCGACGTCTCGCCGGCCGAGCTGGCCTTCGCGCTCCGGGCGCTGTCCGAGCCCGCGGTGGCCCAGGCCGTACGCGACCTCGGCGTGCGCATCGGGCGCATCCAGGCGCCGCGCCGGGCGCTGGACTTCGAGAAGGAGAAGGCCCTGCGGCTGCTGCGGCAGCGTTGA